Proteins encoded in a region of the Flammeovirga yaeyamensis genome:
- a CDS encoding VPS10 domain-containing protein, which yields MWKIKKEVLLFILFQLSYFVTLAQNYNWDNVVVGGGGYVTGIQIHPSEAGLMYMRTDIGGLFRWDNANDRWIALFGWIDPNNDNLYGVDGFALDKNNPDIVYACLGKYPTTQGGIFKSYDRGVTWEKLRDGIFASNMKYREVGENMAVDPNNSNIIYCGTRTEGLLKSTDGGQNWFTVTGVPWGYTGVPSNYWPKDNNPLGIRNVVIDGNSQHSSGNSTNVYVTVYGEGVYRSSDGGNSFYKMNGSPSNVYRTAVAPNNVIYVTADDGVYKYNGGWQQLPINPGGYNSFNGISVDPNNPNNIITSTGVELWWQRQYISNDAGATWKELYAFNGTMEVHDRTWHSIDLGFFQAATAAIIFDPHKPGRVYSTDWYQVWRCENVWETPSHWYNDVKGHEEIVVLAICTPHQGTPLFSGQGDVVGFKHTDQKELPLKRLTDQAECTGLDYCENDYTKMALVSASDWYGLNTSIYTSNDAGDNFTEVSTPEGALNGKIAIASNDPNKMVFVYGDSEPYYTTDGGNSWQKSTGGPTRALTTTYMYQYDDPLQADRTAANTFYLLDRENGKLYKSTNGGQSWFVSHSGNLPATSNYANFAAAWGSNNNLMGVSMWTDGLWLSNNSGSSFYKIDYFSNARMFSFGKEKPGSSTPSLYVYGVHNNQWGIYQSNDFGSTWNRINDNQNYIGNSPTMMKADRQTYGKIYVGTNGSGLFYGEISGEDPNPTQSPYNGSAFQIPGKIPAAEYDFGGQNVAYYDKSSGNAGGAFRDDDVDIGYNNQGGYDIGWIEDGEWLEYSVNITQSGNYKVTTTVASQVSGTKSFELNVNNQTINFSFDDDSGWQSYVDITSEEVYLNSGNYIMRFKANSYSFNVHEFDFVLSTGGGNECSQNLLNNPGFESGDFTSWSGWNNSIETNTGHLYSGNYGAGAWWNGAIEQTVYGLDPNTQYYVTVWAKNLESGKNGSINVDGHGGSTVSTTINSTSFAQYTVAFTTGSNNTSAKIQMRAPAEGMSVVDDFWLGCGASNARITSVIDLEHQLKIVSNPSLNYIEIVNFESTQADVMVYDINGHQLERFKVENTPRFSFDINGYAPGMYILLIKEDDQLTRRKFIKE from the coding sequence ATGTGGAAAATTAAAAAAGAAGTATTACTGTTTATTTTATTTCAACTAAGCTATTTTGTAACACTAGCTCAAAACTACAATTGGGACAACGTGGTTGTCGGAGGTGGCGGATACGTCACAGGAATTCAGATTCATCCTTCCGAAGCAGGTTTGATGTACATGAGAACCGATATCGGTGGGTTATTCCGTTGGGACAATGCCAACGATCGTTGGATTGCTCTTTTTGGATGGATAGATCCGAACAACGACAATCTCTATGGAGTAGATGGCTTCGCATTGGATAAAAACAATCCGGATATAGTCTATGCCTGCCTAGGGAAATACCCAACGACTCAAGGAGGAATCTTTAAGTCTTACGACAGAGGAGTGACTTGGGAAAAATTAAGAGATGGTATTTTTGCTTCCAATATGAAGTACCGAGAAGTGGGCGAAAATATGGCTGTTGATCCAAATAACAGTAATATCATCTATTGTGGTACCCGAACAGAAGGGTTACTAAAAAGTACAGATGGTGGCCAGAATTGGTTTACGGTAACAGGAGTGCCTTGGGGGTACACAGGAGTACCGTCAAATTATTGGCCAAAAGACAACAATCCATTAGGTATTCGTAATGTTGTTATTGATGGAAATTCACAACATTCATCTGGAAATTCGACAAATGTTTATGTAACAGTATATGGCGAAGGAGTATACCGATCTTCTGATGGAGGTAACAGCTTTTACAAAATGAATGGTTCTCCATCAAATGTATATAGAACGGCAGTAGCACCAAATAATGTGATCTATGTAACTGCAGATGATGGTGTGTACAAATACAATGGGGGCTGGCAACAATTACCTATCAATCCTGGAGGATACAATTCATTTAATGGGATTTCTGTAGATCCAAACAATCCGAATAATATCATTACAAGTACAGGTGTTGAATTGTGGTGGCAACGTCAGTATATCTCGAATGATGCCGGAGCAACATGGAAAGAATTATATGCTTTTAACGGTACTATGGAGGTACACGATAGAACATGGCACAGTATCGATTTAGGTTTCTTTCAAGCAGCAACAGCAGCCATTATTTTCGATCCTCATAAACCAGGTAGAGTATATAGTACCGATTGGTATCAGGTATGGAGATGTGAAAATGTTTGGGAAACACCATCACATTGGTATAACGATGTGAAAGGTCATGAAGAGATTGTAGTATTGGCCATTTGTACTCCTCATCAAGGAACACCTTTATTTTCAGGACAAGGTGATGTCGTTGGATTTAAACATACAGATCAAAAAGAATTGCCTTTAAAGAGATTAACTGATCAGGCAGAATGTACAGGCTTGGATTATTGTGAAAATGATTACACAAAAATGGCATTGGTTTCGGCAAGCGATTGGTATGGATTAAATACAAGTATTTATACATCCAACGATGCAGGTGATAATTTCACAGAGGTGAGTACTCCAGAAGGAGCTTTGAATGGTAAGATTGCTATAGCTAGTAACGATCCGAATAAAATGGTTTTTGTGTATGGAGATAGCGAGCCGTATTATACAACAGATGGTGGTAACTCATGGCAAAAATCTACAGGTGGACCAACAAGAGCCTTAACAACGACTTATATGTATCAGTACGACGATCCATTACAAGCGGACCGAACTGCAGCAAATACATTCTATTTATTAGATAGAGAAAATGGTAAATTATATAAGTCGACAAACGGTGGACAAAGTTGGTTTGTATCACATAGTGGAAATTTACCTGCCACATCTAATTATGCCAACTTTGCGGCAGCATGGGGAAGTAATAACAACTTGATGGGAGTGAGTATGTGGACTGATGGCTTATGGTTATCAAATAATTCAGGTAGCTCATTTTACAAGATCGATTATTTTAGCAATGCAAGAATGTTCTCGTTTGGTAAAGAAAAGCCGGGTTCTTCGACACCAAGTTTATATGTCTATGGCGTGCATAATAATCAATGGGGTATTTATCAATCCAACGATTTCGGAAGTACTTGGAACAGAATCAATGATAACCAAAATTACATTGGTAACTCTCCGACAATGATGAAAGCCGATCGTCAGACTTATGGTAAAATCTATGTGGGAACTAACGGTAGTGGACTTTTTTATGGTGAGATTTCTGGGGAGGATCCTAATCCAACGCAGTCACCTTATAACGGAAGTGCTTTCCAAATTCCAGGAAAGATTCCAGCAGCGGAGTACGATTTTGGAGGTCAAAATGTAGCATATTATGACAAATCTAGTGGCAACGCTGGCGGTGCATTTAGAGATGACGATGTAGATATTGGATACAATAACCAAGGAGGGTACGATATCGGATGGATAGAAGACGGAGAATGGTTAGAGTATTCTGTGAATATCACTCAGTCGGGGAATTATAAAGTAACAACCACAGTAGCATCACAAGTAAGTGGAACAAAATCATTCGAGCTGAATGTAAACAACCAAACCATCAATTTCTCATTTGATGATGACAGCGGATGGCAGAGTTATGTAGACATCACAAGTGAAGAAGTTTACTTGAATAGTGGAAATTATATCATGAGGTTTAAAGCCAATTCTTATAGTTTTAATGTACATGAATTTGATTTTGTATTAAGTACTGGAGGTGGAAACGAGTGTAGTCAGAATTTACTGAATAACCCCGGTTTTGAATCGGGCGATTTTACATCATGGTCTGGATGGAATAATTCTATAGAGACCAATACAGGACATTTGTATTCTGGTAACTACGGAGCAGGCGCATGGTGGAATGGAGCCATTGAACAAACAGTATATGGGTTGGACCCAAATACACAATATTATGTAACTGTTTGGGCTAAAAATTTAGAATCGGGGAAAAATGGATCCATCAATGTAGACGGACATGGAGGAAGTACCGTGTCTACAACCATTAATTCTACTTCGTTTGCACAATATACTGTGGCATTTACAACAGGAAGTAATAATACCTCTGCTAAAATTCAAATGCGAGCACCTGCTGAAGGCATGAGTGTGGTCGATGATTTTTGGTTAGGGTGTGGGGCATCAAATGCTCGAATAACAAGTGTAATCGATTTGGAACATCAGTTAAAAATTGTGTCTAATCCATCTCTGAATTATATCGAGATTGTTAATTTCGAATCAACTCAAGCAGATGTGATGGTGTACGATATCAATGGACATCAATTGGAACGTTTCAAAGTGGAAAACACACCTCGTTTTTCTTTTGATATCAATGGTTATGCACCAGGAATGTATATCCTATTGATCAAAGAAGACGATCAACTCACGAGAAGAAAATTTATCAAAGAATAA